Proteins encoded in a region of the Marmota flaviventris isolate mMarFla1 chromosome 3, mMarFla1.hap1, whole genome shotgun sequence genome:
- the Yeats4 gene encoding YEATS domain-containing protein 4 produces MFKRMAEFGPDSGGRVKGVTIVKPIVYGNVARYFGKKREEDGHTHQWTVYVKPYRNEDMSAYVKKIQFKLHESYGNPLRVVTKPPYEITETGWGEFEIIIKIFFIDPNERPVTLYHLLKLFQSDTNAMLGKKTVVSEFYDEMIFQDPTAMMQQLLTTSRQLTLGAYKHETEFAELEVKTREKLEAAKKKTSFEIAELKERLKASRETINCLKNEIRKLEEDDQTKDI; encoded by the exons gGGGTTACTATTGTTAAACCAATAGTTTATGGTAATGTTGCTCGATAttttgggaagaaaagagaagaagatggGCACACCCATCAATGGACAGTATATGTAAAACCGTATAGAAATGAG GATATGTCAGCATATGTAAAGAAAATCCAGTTTAAATTACATGAGAGCTATGGCAACCCTTTAAGAG TTGTTACTAAGCCTCCATACGAAATTACTGAAACTGGATGGGGTGAATTCGAAAtaatcatcaaaatatttttcattgaccCTAATGAAAGACCT gtaaCCCTGTATCATTTATTAAAGCTGTTCCAATCAGACACCAATGCAATGCTGGGGAAAAAGACAGTGGTTTCAGAGTTCTATGATGAAAtg ATATTTCAAGACCCAACAGCAATGATGCAACAATTATTAACAACATCTCGTCAGCTAACATTAGGAGCCTATAAACATGAAACAGAAT TTGCAGAACTTGAAGTGAAAAccagagaaaaattagaagctgCCAAGAAAAAAACAAGCTTTGAAATTGCTGAGCTTAAGGAGAGATTAAAAGCAAGTCGTGAAactataaattgtttaaaaaatgaaatcaggaaaCTTGAAGAAGATGATCAGACAAAAGACATATGA